The Pedobacter roseus genome contains a region encoding:
- a CDS encoding MBL fold metallo-hydrolase, which yields MKLHTINTGLFKLDGGAMFGVVPKAIWQKTNPADSNNLCTWAMRCLLIEEGNQLILVDTGIGNKQDEKFFSHYYLHGDDSMEKSLSQLGFGMADITDVFLTHLHFDHVGGAIMRENEKLIPAFKNATYWSNEKHWQWAVEPNAREKASFLKENILPIQDSGQLKFIAEKENIEWQKNINISFAYGHTDAMMLPKINYKGKTIVYMADLLPSVGHLPLPYVMAYDMFPLKTLTEKQAFLEEAVNNNYILYLEHDPVNECCTLQRTEKGIRVAETFNLSDI from the coding sequence ATGAAACTTCATACCATAAACACAGGCTTATTTAAATTAGACGGCGGCGCCATGTTCGGCGTGGTACCTAAGGCCATCTGGCAAAAAACCAATCCTGCCGATAGCAATAACCTTTGTACCTGGGCCATGCGTTGTTTATTGATTGAAGAAGGAAATCAATTGATTTTAGTGGATACCGGCATCGGAAACAAACAGGATGAAAAGTTTTTCAGCCATTATTACCTGCATGGCGATGATTCTATGGAAAAATCGCTCTCACAATTGGGTTTTGGCATGGCAGATATTACAGATGTTTTCCTTACACACCTTCATTTTGATCACGTAGGCGGGGCAATTATGAGGGAAAATGAAAAACTGATTCCTGCTTTCAAAAATGCAACATACTGGAGTAACGAAAAACACTGGCAGTGGGCAGTTGAACCAAATGCAAGGGAAAAGGCTTCGTTTCTAAAAGAAAATATTTTACCTATCCAGGATAGCGGACAGCTTAAATTTATAGCCGAAAAAGAAAATATCGAGTGGCAAAAGAATATCAATATCAGCTTTGCTTACGGCCATACTGATGCCATGATGTTGCCTAAGATCAATTATAAAGGAAAAACGATCGTATATATGGCCGATCTTTTACCATCGGTTGGTCACCTTCCCCTACCCTATGTAATGGCTTACGATATGTTCCCGTTAAAAACGTTAACAGAAAAACAGGCTTTTTTAGAAGAAGCTGTGAACAACAACTATATATTGTACTTAGAGCACGACCCCGTTAACGAATGCTGTACTTTGCAACGTACTGAAAAAGGGATCCGCGTAGCAGAAACCTTTAACCTGAGCGATATATAA
- a CDS encoding FEKKY domain-containing protein has protein sequence MKKSLLILLFTCFSAAYLSAKVVNPVDTSKQYSIKLANTDLKNGNVKFLLRGGIVSTYVKGQEIFEKKYGIAYRDFGCVMPLNISLEDYNKVVASFMDKKYGKGWRTEVRKDIQGI, from the coding sequence ATGAAAAAGTCCCTATTAATATTATTGTTTACTTGTTTTTCAGCTGCTTATTTAAGTGCGAAGGTTGTAAATCCGGTAGATACTTCAAAACAATACAGCATTAAACTGGCCAATACTGATTTAAAAAACGGAAATGTGAAATTTTTGCTCCGCGGTGGTATTGTATCTACTTATGTTAAAGGGCAGGAAATATTTGAAAAGAAGTATGGCATTGCTTACCGGGATTTTGGATGTGTAATGCCTTTAAATATTTCACTTGAAGATTACAATAAAGTAGTGGCTTCTTTTATGGATAAGAAATACGGAAAAGGCTGGAGAACAGAGGTTAGAAAAGACATTCAGGGAATATGA
- a CDS encoding GNAT family N-acetyltransferase has product MIRPAKPTDATAVVPLIIQAMGKLASKLTHVEEGHVLKEIFTHFFQLEGNQYSYENTLVFEEEGKVLGSLNAYDGGKLLELRKPFLNYVVEHYHANNANQDAETEGGEFYLDSISVNPSAQGKGIGKQLIKAGIDWAKKLGHHTVGLLVEKNNPNALRLYEKMNFVIQNEKQFMGGLYHHMIFKIK; this is encoded by the coding sequence ATGATCAGACCAGCTAAACCCACTGATGCTACAGCAGTAGTGCCATTAATTATCCAGGCGATGGGCAAACTGGCGAGTAAATTAACCCATGTTGAAGAGGGGCACGTGCTGAAAGAAATCTTTACTCATTTTTTTCAGCTGGAGGGCAATCAATACAGTTACGAAAACACACTGGTTTTTGAAGAAGAAGGTAAAGTTTTGGGATCACTGAATGCTTATGATGGCGGAAAACTGCTTGAACTCCGTAAACCGTTTCTTAACTATGTAGTTGAACATTACCATGCAAACAACGCCAATCAAGATGCGGAAACCGAAGGCGGAGAGTTTTACCTCGACAGCATCAGTGTCAATCCTTCAGCCCAAGGGAAAGGAATTGGGAAACAGCTGATTAAAGCCGGTATAGATTGGGCTAAAAAACTTGGTCACCATACTGTTGGCCTTCTGGTAGAAAAAAATAATCCAAATGCATTAAGGCTCTACGAAAAAATGAATTTCGTTATCCAGAACGAAAAACAATTTATGGGCGGATTATACCATCACATGATTTTTAAAATCAAATAA
- the lpdA gene encoding dihydrolipoyl dehydrogenase: MNYDVIVLGSGPGGYVAAIRASQLGLKVAIVERESLGGICLNWGCIPTKALLKSAQVFEYINHAADYGITTAGATADFAAVVKRSRGVADGMSKGVQFLMKKNKIDVIMGTGKVKPGNKLEVKGADGSQQELSAKNIIIATGARSRELPNLKQDGKKIIGYRQAMVLPELPKSMVVVGSGAIGVEFAYFYATMGTKVTIVEFMDNVVPVEDEDVSKQLLRSLKKVGIDVMTSASVESVDTSGAGCKVSVKTASGMQTIEADIVLSAAGIVANIENIGLEETGIKTEKGKIVTDEFYNTSVKGYYAIGDVVGGQALAHVASAEGIICVEKIAGQHAEPLDYNNIPGCTYCTPEIASVGYTEKAAKAAGYELKIGKFPFSASGKASAAGAKDGFVKLIFDAKYGELLGAHMIGANVTEMIAEIVVARKLETTGHEMIKSVHPHPTMSEAIMEAAADAYGEVIHL; encoded by the coding sequence ATGAATTACGACGTTATTGTTTTAGGCAGCGGCCCAGGTGGTTACGTAGCTGCAATCAGAGCTTCTCAATTGGGACTAAAAGTTGCCATTGTGGAGCGTGAATCATTAGGTGGTATTTGTTTAAACTGGGGCTGTATCCCTACCAAAGCACTTTTAAAAAGCGCTCAGGTTTTCGAATATATCAATCATGCTGCTGATTACGGAATTACTACTGCTGGTGCAACAGCAGATTTTGCCGCTGTTGTAAAACGCAGCCGCGGTGTTGCCGATGGCATGAGTAAAGGCGTTCAGTTTTTAATGAAAAAAAATAAAATTGACGTAATCATGGGAACTGGTAAAGTTAAACCAGGGAACAAATTAGAAGTTAAAGGTGCGGATGGTTCTCAACAGGAACTAAGTGCTAAAAACATCATCATTGCCACAGGCGCGCGCTCAAGAGAGTTGCCAAACCTTAAACAGGATGGTAAAAAAATTATCGGCTACCGCCAGGCAATGGTACTTCCTGAATTACCAAAAAGTATGGTAGTGGTAGGTTCGGGCGCTATCGGTGTAGAATTTGCTTATTTCTACGCTACAATGGGCACCAAAGTAACCATTGTTGAGTTTATGGATAACGTTGTTCCTGTAGAAGACGAAGATGTATCTAAACAATTATTGCGCAGCTTGAAAAAAGTGGGCATCGATGTAATGACTTCAGCAAGCGTTGAATCAGTTGATACCAGCGGCGCAGGTTGCAAAGTTTCGGTTAAAACAGCTTCAGGTATGCAGACTATCGAGGCCGATATCGTACTTTCGGCTGCTGGTATTGTTGCCAATATCGAAAACATTGGTTTAGAAGAAACCGGTATCAAAACCGAAAAAGGTAAAATCGTTACTGACGAGTTTTACAATACTTCGGTTAAAGGTTACTACGCCATTGGTGATGTAGTTGGCGGACAAGCTTTAGCACACGTTGCCTCTGCAGAAGGTATTATCTGTGTAGAAAAAATCGCTGGTCAGCATGCTGAGCCTTTAGATTATAACAACATTCCTGGATGTACTTATTGCACACCAGAAATTGCTTCTGTAGGTTATACCGAAAAAGCGGCTAAAGCGGCGGGTTACGAATTAAAAATTGGTAAGTTTCCGTTTTCAGCTTCAGGTAAAGCAAGTGCTGCCGGTGCTAAAGATGGTTTCGTAAAATTAATCTTTGATGCTAAATACGGAGAATTATTAGGTGCGCACATGATCGGTGCCAACGTTACCGAAATGATTGCCGAAATTGTTGTGGCTCGTAAATTAGAAACTACCGGACACGAAATGATCAAATCTGTTCACCCTCACCCAACCATGAGCGAAGCCATTATGGAAGCTGCTGCTGATGCTTACGGAGAAGTGATACACTTATAA
- a CDS encoding energy transducer TonB, protein MFNSSINVYKTEWLDLVFANRNKNYGAYDLRSKSSKIMTKALFVSGSLFVLACFSPLIYAKLSPKDIVVETPAVEVKLDNVIHQMKQDLPKPEEKPEPKKADPVKVKTIALPSQVVVVNKTELPPPPTMDDIKLAVISTKTQEGIVAPSAVVTDNKGNGDGTGTAKEGEGKGEDTNIYINGGVDEYPEFTGGAKAWSKYMERNLRYPSRAQEEGAVGKVFVSFVVEKDGSITDVSVIKGIGFGCDEEAMKVIKKSPLWKPGKNKGTPVRVRYNMAINFQISN, encoded by the coding sequence ATGTTCAACTCTTCTATTAACGTATACAAAACCGAGTGGCTCGATCTTGTATTTGCAAACCGCAACAAAAACTATGGTGCTTATGATTTAAGATCTAAATCTTCAAAGATTATGACCAAGGCACTTTTTGTATCAGGTAGTTTATTTGTACTTGCCTGTTTCTCTCCGTTGATTTATGCGAAGCTGTCGCCAAAAGATATTGTAGTTGAAACGCCGGCAGTTGAAGTTAAGTTAGATAATGTTATCCACCAGATGAAACAAGATCTGCCTAAACCGGAAGAAAAGCCTGAGCCTAAAAAGGCTGACCCGGTTAAAGTTAAAACGATAGCGCTTCCATCACAGGTTGTAGTAGTTAATAAAACAGAACTTCCACCGCCGCCAACAATGGATGATATAAAATTAGCGGTGATTAGTACCAAAACACAGGAAGGTATTGTAGCTCCAAGCGCGGTGGTAACAGATAATAAAGGTAATGGTGATGGAACAGGAACTGCTAAAGAGGGCGAAGGAAAAGGAGAAGATACAAATATCTATATTAACGGTGGTGTTGATGAGTATCCAGAGTTTACCGGTGGTGCCAAAGCATGGTCTAAATATATGGAGCGTAATTTAAGGTATCCATCAAGAGCGCAGGAAGAAGGTGCAGTGGGAAAAGTGTTTGTGAGTTTTGTAGTAGAGAAAGATGGTTCCATCACTGATGTATCAGTAATTAAAGGAATCGGTTTTGGTTGCGACGAAGAAGCAATGAAAGTGATTAAAAAATCACCGTTATGGAAACCAGGTAAAAATAAAGGTACACCAGTACGTGTGAGGTATAATATGGCGATCAACTTCCAGATTTCTAATTAA
- a CDS encoding TonB-dependent receptor: MKKSLLLRLVLVIVAFVGITVGANAQVTTSSMTGTIKDAKGALPGASVKATHTPTGTVYSVSTNNDGRFTIGGMRVGGPYTIEVSFVGYRPEKQTELYLKLGEPYLLNLVLTDNSSTLAEVKVVGQSSNAIMNSNKTGANTVITRQQIQTLPTITRSVNDLTRLTPQANGTSIGGGNYRSNNFTVDGANFNNQFGIGQNIPANGSPISIDALEQISINVTPYDVRQSGFTGGSVTAVTRSGTNDFSGNAFYTMRGEEQQGKRIGETYRIPATSIQKLDEKNYGFSLGGPIVKDKLFFFVNYEKKHTVEPGNNRIAATPGLPYNSGVSTVAPATASDLDQLKSTLISKYGYDPGVYQGYSNISDNEKMFARLDWNITKNHRFSVRYNQVESKSPSSASTSVTGSGVTGNLGYGNNRSGTATNAGLNFSNSNYYQAANLYSAVAELNSNFGSKVTNVLRATYSHQNDPRTSDSSPFPLVDILNNTQSGTSAGSVLTTFGYEPFTYGNLRDVKGYTYSDDVSLALGKHNITLGVQAEFSTTKNGFQRFGTGFYTFASYADFYNNAKPLQYSVTYPLTADGSQAYPSFKFAQYSAYLQDEFTVSDRLKLTAGIRFERATFPDVSEIKTHPLVAAQTFANGEKIDTGVLPEAKLTYSPRFGFNWDVLGDRSLQVRGGSGIFTGRVPFVWIVSQSGDAGLLQFTQVYSGQANTPFFNPSIAPNLTSATAPAAGTSIPGTISALSRNLKFPQTWKSSLAVDFKLPGGIVATLEGIYGKDLNVAVGQNVNLQTPTALNIPGYPDNRPFYGSTVNARQVVNMTAAGIPSTTGTSALNVVEMTNAKGGYNWQATAQLTKQFQGGLSAMVAYTRSDQRNYGDGSGDQLLNLWSIPFTSTNANNPTLSYSSNLNPDRVIANISYRKEYLKNLATSFSLFYSGSQQGRFSYSYSADFNRDGQTNDLIYIPRDASEINFVNIPTGTTGYARGYTAQEQSDIFMNYIENDKYLSKHKGEYAERNAATSPWRNQFDFRLTQEVFRNYGKSKNSFQFTVDIFNVGNLLNRKWGNVNFVNNSAILVPQNVSSISPTTKPTFRLAATQGDIVRETFGTSQTILSTYYMQFGVRYNFN; the protein is encoded by the coding sequence ATGAAGAAATCTTTACTTTTAAGATTAGTACTGGTTATTGTTGCATTTGTAGGTATTACTGTTGGTGCTAATGCACAGGTAACCACATCATCAATGACAGGAACAATTAAGGATGCCAAAGGCGCCTTACCTGGTGCAAGTGTTAAAGCAACACATACACCAACTGGGACTGTTTATTCTGTATCTACAAACAACGATGGCCGTTTTACCATCGGAGGTATGCGGGTTGGCGGTCCTTATACCATTGAAGTTAGTTTTGTAGGTTACAGACCAGAAAAACAAACTGAACTTTATTTAAAATTAGGTGAGCCTTATTTATTAAATTTAGTTTTAACTGATAATAGTTCAACACTTGCCGAAGTTAAAGTTGTAGGTCAAAGTAGCAATGCTATTATGAACTCTAATAAAACTGGTGCAAATACTGTAATTACCAGACAACAGATTCAAACTTTGCCAACCATTACACGTAGTGTTAACGATTTAACCCGTTTAACACCTCAAGCCAACGGTACATCAATCGGTGGGGGTAACTATCGTTCGAACAACTTTACTGTAGATGGTGCTAACTTCAACAACCAGTTTGGTATTGGCCAAAACATTCCAGCTAATGGTTCTCCAATTTCTATTGATGCATTAGAGCAAATCTCTATTAATGTAACGCCTTATGATGTTCGTCAATCAGGTTTCACTGGTGGATCGGTAACAGCTGTTACCCGTTCAGGTACAAATGATTTTTCTGGAAATGCTTTCTATACCATGCGTGGCGAAGAGCAACAAGGAAAAAGAATAGGCGAAACATATAGAATTCCTGCTACATCTATTCAGAAATTAGATGAGAAAAATTATGGTTTCAGCTTAGGTGGTCCAATCGTAAAAGATAAATTGTTCTTTTTTGTTAACTACGAGAAGAAACATACAGTTGAACCAGGAAATAACAGAATTGCTGCAACTCCAGGTTTACCGTATAATAGTGGTGTATCAACAGTTGCTCCTGCAACTGCTTCAGATCTTGACCAACTTAAATCTACTTTAATTTCTAAGTATGGTTACGATCCAGGTGTTTATCAAGGTTATTCAAATATCAGTGATAACGAAAAAATGTTTGCCCGTTTAGACTGGAACATTACTAAAAATCACCGTTTCAGTGTTCGTTATAACCAGGTTGAGAGTAAATCACCTAGTTCTGCAAGTACATCAGTAACTGGTTCTGGTGTAACTGGTAACTTAGGTTATGGTAACAATAGATCAGGAACTGCAACCAATGCTGGTTTAAACTTTTCTAATTCAAATTATTACCAGGCAGCAAACTTATATTCTGCTGTAGCTGAGTTAAACTCAAATTTCGGAAGTAAAGTTACTAACGTTTTACGTGCTACTTATTCTCACCAAAATGACCCTAGAACTTCAGATAGTTCTCCTTTCCCTTTGGTTGATATCTTAAATAACACTCAAAGCGGAACATCAGCTGGTAGCGTTTTAACTACATTTGGTTACGAACCATTTACTTATGGAAACTTAAGGGATGTTAAAGGTTACACTTACAGCGATGATGTAAGTTTGGCTTTAGGTAAACACAACATTACTTTAGGCGTACAAGCTGAGTTCAGCACAACTAAAAACGGTTTCCAACGTTTCGGAACAGGTTTTTACACTTTTGCTTCTTATGCTGATTTTTATAACAACGCTAAACCATTACAGTATTCTGTAACTTATCCATTAACTGCTGATGGTTCGCAAGCATATCCAAGCTTTAAATTTGCTCAATACTCAGCTTATCTGCAAGATGAGTTTACGGTATCTGATCGTTTAAAATTAACTGCGGGTATCCGTTTCGAGCGCGCAACATTCCCTGATGTTTCAGAAATTAAAACCCATCCTTTAGTTGCTGCGCAAACTTTTGCTAATGGCGAGAAAATTGATACTGGAGTTTTACCAGAAGCTAAATTAACTTATTCTCCACGTTTTGGTTTTAACTGGGATGTATTGGGTGATCGTTCATTACAAGTTCGTGGAGGTTCAGGTATCTTCACTGGTCGTGTTCCTTTTGTATGGATTGTTTCTCAATCTGGTGATGCTGGTTTATTACAATTTACTCAAGTATACTCTGGACAAGCGAATACTCCATTCTTTAATCCAAGTATAGCTCCAAATTTAACATCTGCAACTGCTCCAGCTGCCGGAACAAGTATCCCTGGAACAATCAGTGCATTATCACGTAACTTGAAATTTCCTCAAACCTGGAAATCAAGTTTAGCAGTAGATTTTAAATTGCCTGGTGGAATCGTAGCTACCTTAGAAGGTATTTATGGTAAAGATTTAAATGTAGCTGTTGGTCAGAATGTAAACTTACAAACGCCTACCGCTTTAAACATTCCAGGTTATCCTGATAACAGACCATTCTACGGAAGTACTGTTAATGCCAGACAGGTAGTAAATATGACAGCTGCCGGTATTCCAAGTACTACTGGTACTTCAGCCTTAAATGTTGTTGAAATGACAAATGCTAAAGGTGGATATAACTGGCAAGCAACTGCTCAGTTAACTAAACAATTTCAAGGTGGTTTATCTGCAATGGTTGCTTACACAAGATCTGATCAACGTAACTATGGTGACGGAAGTGGTGACCAATTATTAAACTTGTGGTCTATTCCATTTACTTCAACAAATGCTAATAACCCAACATTAAGTTATTCTTCAAACTTAAATCCTGACCGTGTTATTGCTAATATCTCTTATAGAAAAGAGTACTTGAAGAACTTAGCAACATCGTTCTCTTTGTTTTACTCAGGATCTCAACAAGGAAGATTCTCATATAGCTACAGCGCAGATTTTAACCGTGATGGACAAACAAATGATTTGATCTATATTCCTCGTGATGCTTCAGAGATTAACTTTGTTAATATTCCTACAGGAACTACAGGGTATGCCAGAGGATATACTGCTCAAGAGCAGAGTGATATCTTCATGAATTATATTGAGAACGATAAATATTTAAGCAAACATAAAGGTGAGTATGCTGAGCGTAACGCAGCAACTTCTCCTTGGAGAAATCAGTTTGACTTTAGGTTAACCCAGGAAGTTTTCAGAAATTACGGAAAATCTAAAAATTCATTTCAATTTACAGTTGATATCTTTAACGTAGGTAACTTGTTGAACCGTAAATGGGGTAATGTAAACTTTGTAAACAACTCTGCTATTCTTGTTCCTCAGAACGTTTCATCTATCAGCCCTACAACTAAGCCTACATTCAGACTTGCTGCAACCCAAGGTGATATTGTTAGAGAAACATTTGGAACTTCACAAACTATTTTGTCTACTTACTACATGCAGTTCGGAGTACGTTATAATTTCAACTAA
- a CDS encoding glutamine synthetase III family protein, with protein sequence MKSLRTIALKEAQNRISPEVKSPSAKISDFYGSNVFDKKKMRDFLSKDVYEKLISSINQGELINSDDANQIATAMKAWAMSAGATHYTHWFQPLTGTTAEKHDSFFEPSGDGAIEKFAGSALVQQEPDASSFPNGGIRNTFEARGYTAWDPSSPAFIMESKAGKTLCIPTVFVSYTGEALDYKAPLLKALAALDKAAVDVCQYFDKSITKVNASLGIEQEYFLVDESLFNARPDLLLTGRALFGHMSAKGQQLEDHYFGSIPERVFSYMVDFENEALKLGIPLKTRHNEVAPSQFECAPIYEEINLAIDHNQLLMDLMEKVARRHHFRVLLHEKPYAGINGSGKHNNWSLITDTGKNLLAPGKTPKNNLMFLAFFVNTIKAVSEHADLLRASIASVSNDHRLGANEAPPAIISIFLGSQLNDVLDEIEHSRISKKIKEDNALWLGIPKIPQILLDNTDRNRTSPFAFTGNKFELRAVGSSANSSAPMTILNAIMAEQLVKFKTEVDKLIKKGDKKDIALLTVIKKYIKESKGIRFEGNGYSQEWEDEAATRGLSNIKTTPKALDAYLTEKSAELFASTGIYSAREIHARHEIMLENFYKKLQIEARVMGEVANTAIIPAAIAYQNSLIANVQGLKAIGVDSKVSIDIVKKLSEHLEIVKTNIDAMLEERKVTNKIEDTREKAIAYDEKVKSYFDIIRYHADKLEQIVDDSVWPLPKFRELLFMK encoded by the coding sequence ATGAAAAGCTTAAGAACCATCGCATTAAAAGAGGCTCAAAATAGAATTTCACCTGAAGTTAAATCTCCTTCGGCGAAAATTTCTGATTTTTACGGCTCGAATGTATTTGATAAGAAAAAAATGAGAGATTTCTTATCTAAGGACGTGTATGAAAAATTAATTTCATCTATCAACCAAGGTGAATTAATCAATTCTGACGATGCTAACCAAATTGCTACAGCTATGAAAGCCTGGGCAATGAGCGCTGGCGCAACGCACTACACGCACTGGTTCCAGCCATTAACTGGTACAACTGCCGAAAAACACGATTCGTTTTTTGAGCCAAGCGGTGATGGTGCTATCGAAAAATTTGCTGGCAGCGCATTAGTTCAACAAGAACCAGATGCTTCAAGTTTCCCTAACGGTGGTATCCGTAATACTTTCGAAGCCCGCGGTTATACTGCATGGGATCCTTCTTCTCCAGCTTTCATTATGGAAAGTAAAGCAGGTAAAACACTTTGCATTCCTACAGTTTTTGTATCATACACAGGCGAAGCCTTAGATTATAAAGCGCCATTATTAAAAGCATTAGCTGCACTTGATAAAGCTGCTGTTGATGTATGCCAATATTTCGATAAAAGCATTACTAAAGTAAATGCATCATTAGGTATTGAGCAAGAATACTTCTTAGTTGATGAGTCATTATTCAACGCCCGTCCGGATTTATTATTAACCGGTCGTGCTTTGTTCGGTCACATGTCTGCTAAAGGCCAACAATTAGAAGATCATTATTTCGGTTCTATCCCTGAGCGCGTATTCAGCTACATGGTAGATTTCGAAAACGAAGCTTTGAAATTAGGTATTCCATTAAAAACCCGTCACAATGAGGTTGCGCCTTCTCAATTTGAGTGTGCACCAATTTATGAAGAAATCAACCTGGCTATCGATCACAATCAATTATTGATGGATTTGATGGAGAAAGTTGCCCGTCGTCACCATTTCCGTGTATTATTACACGAGAAACCTTATGCAGGTATCAACGGATCAGGTAAACACAATAACTGGAGCTTAATTACCGATACTGGTAAAAACTTATTGGCACCAGGTAAAACGCCTAAAAACAACTTAATGTTCCTTGCTTTCTTTGTAAATACAATTAAAGCGGTTAGCGAGCATGCAGATTTATTACGTGCAAGTATTGCATCGGTAAGCAACGATCACCGTTTAGGTGCAAACGAAGCGCCACCTGCAATTATCTCTATCTTCTTAGGTTCTCAACTGAACGATGTATTAGATGAGATTGAGCACTCACGCATCAGCAAAAAAATCAAAGAAGATAATGCACTTTGGTTAGGTATTCCTAAAATCCCACAGATTTTGTTGGATAATACCGACCGTAACCGTACTTCTCCTTTCGCCTTTACAGGTAACAAATTTGAGTTGAGAGCTGTTGGTTCATCAGCAAACTCTTCTGCTCCAATGACGATCTTAAACGCGATTATGGCTGAGCAATTGGTTAAATTTAAAACAGAGGTTGATAAATTGATCAAAAAAGGTGATAAAAAAGACATCGCTTTATTAACAGTGATCAAAAAATACATCAAAGAATCTAAAGGTATCCGTTTCGAAGGAAATGGTTACAGCCAGGAGTGGGAAGATGAAGCTGCAACACGCGGTTTATCAAACATCAAAACTACGCCAAAAGCTTTAGATGCTTATTTAACTGAAAAATCTGCTGAGTTATTTGCTTCAACAGGTATTTACAGTGCACGTGAAATTCATGCCCGTCATGAAATCATGTTAGAAAACTTCTACAAAAAATTACAGATCGAAGCACGTGTAATGGGCGAAGTAGCTAATACTGCTATTATTCCTGCTGCTATTGCTTACCAAAACTCTTTAATCGCAAACGTACAAGGCTTAAAAGCAATTGGTGTAGACAGCAAAGTTTCTATCGATATCGTTAAAAAACTATCTGAGCATTTAGAAATTGTAAAAACCAATATCGATGCGATGTTAGAAGAACGTAAAGTAACCAACAAAATCGAAGATACCCGCGAAAAAGCGATCGCTTACGATGAGAAAGTTAAATCTTACTTCGATATCATCCGTTACCACGCTGATAAATTAGAGCAGATTGTTGACGACAGCGTTTGGCCTTTACCAAAATTCAGAGAATTATTATTCATGAAATAA
- a CDS encoding AIR synthase related protein: protein MSDNRYNQRGVSASKEDVHNAIKNIDKGIFPKAFCKIIPDILGGDEEYCNIMHADGAGTKSSLAYVYWQETGDISVWKGIAQDAIIMNIDDLICVGATDNILLSSTIGRNKNLIPGEVIAAVINGTEEILADLREQGISIYSTGGETADVGDLVRTIIVDSTVTCRLKREDIISNDNIKPGDVIVALASYGQATYETEYNGGMGSNGLTSARHDVFEKSVANTYPESFDPAVPFDLVFSGQKQLAEEIEIEGFGKTTVGKLVLSPTRTYAPVIKKILESYRSQINGIVHCSGGAQTKVLHFINDDIHVIKNNLFPIPPLFKLIQEQSGTDWKEMYKVFNMGHRMELYVPQEIADSIIEISKSFNIDAQVIGRVERGNQKQVTIESEKGTFVYN from the coding sequence ATGAGTGATAATAGGTACAATCAACGCGGCGTTTCTGCCTCAAAAGAAGATGTGCACAATGCCATCAAAAACATCGACAAAGGAATTTTCCCTAAAGCGTTCTGCAAAATCATCCCCGATATTTTAGGTGGAGATGAGGAATATTGCAACATTATGCACGCCGATGGTGCCGGTACCAAATCTTCTTTAGCTTACGTTTACTGGCAAGAAACCGGCGATATTTCGGTATGGAAAGGCATTGCACAAGATGCCATTATCATGAATATCGACGATCTGATCTGCGTGGGTGCTACTGATAACATTTTACTATCCTCAACCATTGGCCGGAACAAAAACCTGATTCCCGGCGAAGTGATTGCTGCCGTAATTAACGGAACCGAAGAAATTTTGGCCGATTTACGCGAACAGGGCATCTCCATTTACTCAACCGGCGGCGAAACCGCAGATGTAGGCGACCTCGTGAGGACTATTATCGTCGATTCTACCGTAACCTGCAGGTTAAAGCGCGAAGACATCATCAGCAACGACAACATTAAGCCAGGCGACGTAATTGTGGCATTAGCCTCCTACGGACAAGCGACCTACGAAACCGAATATAATGGTGGCATGGGATCGAACGGATTAACCTCCGCCCGTCACGATGTTTTTGAGAAATCTGTTGCCAATACCTATCCTGAAAGTTTTGATCCGGCCGTTCCTTTCGACCTGGTTTTTTCTGGTCAAAAGCAATTGGCCGAAGAAATAGAAATCGAAGGTTTTGGCAAAACTACAGTCGGTAAACTGGTATTATCACCTACCCGTACTTATGCCCCGGTAATTAAAAAGATTTTAGAAAGCTACCGCAGCCAGATTAATGGCATTGTACATTGCAGTGGTGGCGCACAAACTAAAGTGTTACACTTCATCAATGATGATATCCACGTCATCAAGAATAATTTATTCCCTATTCCACCGCTATTTAAATTGATACAAGAGCAATCGGGCACCGATTGGAAGGAAATGTACAAGGTATTTAATATGGGCCACCGCATGGAGCTTTATGTTCCTCAAGAGATTGCAGATAGCATCATCGAGATCTCAAAAAGCTTTAATATCGACGCTCAGGTAATTGGCCGTGTAGAAAGAGGCAATCAGAAACAGGTAACCATAGAAAGCGAAAAAGGTACTTTTGTTTACAATTAA